In Anopheles arabiensis isolate DONGOLA chromosome 2, AaraD3, whole genome shotgun sequence, the genomic window CGTTGGTTAAGTTTTGTATGCTTTTATGATCTATTTAACCGTTTTAACCAGATTGTTGCTCTTTTCCTACTAAATACCATGCTTCCGATGGTTTAGCAATGTAATAGTATATTCACAACTTCATTATCTAGTCTcacttttttatcgttttcttttcttttcttctgtcGGTGGTATTGTtgtttgtgcgtttgttttcttttgttttaatttaatttcaattaacacacaaaacgtgttttctttgtttttttttctaaacctTATTCTGCTAACAAATGTTTATCTTTCCATATTTCCCCTACCCCTAAATGATATTAACGTGACTAATTTTTAACTGCAGTTTTCTGGAAAAATCACAAGACACAGAAGAATACCTTCCATGGTCAGTAGTAGCGATATTTTTAGACGAACTTTGTATATGTTCATGTTATCAGAAGTATATAATTAGAATTATCCACTGCTTCATGCTTTCTGTGCGCACCGACCATCAATCCTCGCGTACTCTGCTGTGTTGCTGTCTTACATACTTACCAAACGCCATGCCTTGCCCTTTTAAAGCATTATCATCAATTTCATCTGCGATGGAATAGCTCAGCACCACACTGTTATCAATTTTGTTGCTCTTTGGTTTCGCTCagtcgctctctctttctctctcttgatctctctctctgtctctctaaGTCTTTTTATCTGTGTCACTGTATAGTTTATGATACATATTTGTAATGCGATGCTTTATTCCTACAAACATTCTCGCTATCGAAGTATTGCCAACTAGTTACGTTGTTGCTTTTCGTTTTGCTATTGCCATAGGTAAATTATTTAGCTTAGTCCGAAGTAATTGTATTTATACCATtgatttttcatgcatttctGTTTAGTGGCATTTGTAAGAAAAAAGGTTCATTTTTCGATGAGAGTGCATTTTTAAAGTATTGTTTAAGAACGACATGTACTGTCGAATTTCCAATCATGCTTGTGTTCGAATACTCAGAATAGCGAAACGTTTTACCATATTAGCGTATAGGGCGGTAATTGAAAGAGGTAATTGAACATCATCAAAGGAAGATAAACTGAACACATCCTGTTGAGTCCGACGCTACTTTTACATTAATTGTCAACAAACTGTTAAACTGGACACTGCTTTAAAACAAATCCCATTGAACTAATATCGTACCCATGTGGAAATAACATAAAACGTCTCTGTTTTGAATGGTCATATGCTCATGTTTAGTATTACATAAATCACTACACAATAATGTTTCCAGagggaaaaattgaaaatgtgaCACACAGCATACTGCCGCCTGTACACttgttttaaaacaacaacttAATAGATAGTTATTTATGTCAAGTTTCTTGATATTTCCTTCCGCCATTGCGTCGAAATCAAACACACCATATTTACAATCATTGTTTGAGGATGTTTATTATTTCTCGGTTCaatcattcattttttgtttttagaattCATAATTAATAATTGTCGTTCAATGCGTTTGAATGGCATTATTATTACACGTTTATTATTGCCAATTTTATAGACGCTCTCCGTGCAGCTGTATTAATCACCGCTAGCAGAACAGTTCGTTCTGATGCCGTTTGCTTAGCAATGCCCGTTACATGCAGCAAATGATGATGTGGGcacattttcaattaattttttggATTGGTTTCCTctgttaaacaaaaacaaaaaagaacaattaCCACACTGTCTAGCTGCTGCTAAACTCCATTTCGTATCTGGCTGTTTTTCTATCTCTCCCTCTACccactctgtctctctgttaTAGCTCCTCTTTCCTTGCATCCCATTTAAATATCCATTGAATCCTTcctaataaacaaaaaaatccgtaCCTGAACTGTTAATAATattcgtttgtgtgtatttttttcctgtCTGTCGATGCGTTCGACCaatgaacgtgtgtgtgtgtgttgatttcGCGCacatgtttaaaataaaaccccaAACCACCAAAACACAACAGCTTTGTTGCTGGTGTGATCCTGCGTGAACGTTTGCCGGCGTTCGAGCGTATGTTGTGGCGTGCCTGCCGTGGCAATGTGTTCCTTCGTCAAGCGATGATCGAGGATCCGCTGGAGGACCCATCGAACGTGAGTAAAGGGTGTTGCCCGGGCGCAAGAAGGGCGCACATGCTAATGGCATTTGCCGTTGTATTCTGCAGGGCGACAAGGTGTACAAGTCGGtgttcatcatcttcttccAAGGCGACCAGCTGAAGACGCGCGTGAAGAAGATCTGCGAAGGGTTCCGGGCGACGCTCTACCCCTGCCCGGAGGCCCCGACCGATCGGCGCGAGATGGCGATGGGCGTGATGACGCGCATCGAGGATCTGCACACGGTGCTCGGCCAGACGCAGGACCATCGGCACCGGGTGCTGGTGGCGGCCGCCAAGAACTTGAAGAATTGGTTCGTGAAGGTGCGCAAGATCAAAGCGATCTACCACACGCTGAACCTGTTCAATCTGGACGTGACGCAGAAGTGTTTGATCGCGGAGTGCTGGGTGCCGCTGCTGGACTTCGAGACGATTCAGATCGCGCTGCGTCGCGGTACGGAGCGGTCCGGATCGTCCGTACCACCGATCCTGAACCGGATGGAAACGTTCGAGGATCCGCCGACGTACAACCGGACGAACAAATTTACGCACGCGTTCCAGGCGCTGATCAATGCGTACGGTGTCGCGAGCTATCGCGAAATGAACCCGGCCCCGTACACGATCATTACCTTCCCGTTCCTGTTCGCGGTCATGTTCGGCGATCTTGGGCACGGTACGATCATGGCCCTGTTCGGGCTGTGGATGGTGCTGAAGGAGAAGCCGCTGGCGGCGAAGAAATCGGACAACGAAATCTGGAACATCTTCTTCGGTGGCCGGTACATTATCTTCCTGATGGGCGTGTTTTCGATGTACACGGGCTTCGTGTACAATGACATCTTCTCGAAATCGCTGAACGTGTTCGGATCGGCCTGGAGCACCAACTACAACACCTCGACCGTGATGTCCAACAAGGCACTGCAGCTGGATCCGAAGGGCATGGATTACGCCCAAACGCCGTACCCGTTCGGGCTCGATCCGGTCTGGCAGGTGGCACCGCTGAACAAGATCATCTTCCAGAACGCTTACAAGATGAAGATATCGATCATCTTCGGCGTAATTCACATGCtgttcggtgtgtttgttggaCTGTTCAACCATCGCTACTTCAAGAACAAGATGGCCATCTACTGCGAGTTCATTCCGCAGGTGATCTTTCTAGTGTTTCTGTTCTTCTACATGACGCTGCTGATGTTCATCAAGTGGGTAAAATACTCGGCAAGTGCCACGGACGTTGCCTACTCGGAGGGCTGTGCCCCCTCCATCCTGATCACCTTCATCAACATGGTACTGTTCAAGGCGCCGGATGAAAACACTGGCGACTGCTCGCCGTACATGTTCGCCGGACAGTCGGGCTTGCAAAAGTTCCTGGTCGTCGTGGCGCTTCTCTGCGTACCGTGGATGCTGCTCGCTAAGCCCATCCTGATCATGCGTGGACGCAAGGAAGCTGCCGTAAGTGTTTGCATCGAGACATCAGATGATTATTGCTTTTAAATTGGGATTTCTTTTATATAATGGTTTGTTATTGCAGCACCAACCAATTGCTCCGTACAGCAATGAAAACGGCGATGCTGACGGTTTGAACCAGCACAACAATGGAGCGGGCACGCAAGCAGGACAGCAACCGGCACAGCAGCAGGGTGGAGGCCACGGCCATGACAATGAAGAAATGTCCGAAATCTTCATCCACCAGGGTATTCATACGATTGAGTATGTGCTGGGTTCCGTGTCGCATACCGCTTCGTACCTCCGCCTGTGGGCTTTGTCGTTGGCTCATGCTCGTaagtaaattgtttttggttttgtcgaCTGCGAGACCTGAAGAATtaaaatccttttttgtttcataccGGAAATTCAATGCACAGAGCTCGCTGAAGTGCTGTGGAACATGGTTCTGCAGAACGGACTGAAGCAGGACGGTTGGATCGGTGGCATTGCTTTGTGGGCAGTGTTCGCGTTCTGGGCCGTGCTGACCGTTGGAATCCTGGTACTGATGGAAGGCCTTTCCGCATTCCTTCACACGCTCCGTCTGCACTGGTAAGTGATCGTTCGGTACTGCTGGAAGCGAAATTGAATTGCCCTTTTCTAAACGAACCGTTTGCTCCGGCACGCTTCTTGTACCTTATTTTTAGGGTGGAGTTCCAGAGTAAGTTCTACGCTGGTCTCGGTTACGCCTTCCAGCCGTTCTCGTTTGAGGTCATCCTTGAGTCGAGCTCCAGCTCCTCGGAGGACTAAGATAGTGCACATTGTGTGTGCCACTAATAACCGGAACGCGATAACACTGAACAAATACGAAATGAATATATACTCCTACCAAAATTGCTCTTTCTAGTGGGTTGGTGTAGGAAGCCAACCATTCCCCAGACCCTCCATCCCATTCCCTCTTTCAAATGCCAATAATCGACCCGATAGCAAAACACAGGGCACATATGCATATGCATGCAGCGATTAACACTAACCGCAGCGCACACGCAGGCACACATACCTATATCTAACTCGAAATATAAATTATACGCAATCAACGTGGAGCATTTCCCTGCAAAATTAAACTATGACATTTTACGAATTTATCGTTGCTGAAGCGAAAGTGTGTGAGCGTCGACTTGCTTGCGCTGTAGTTGTTGTTCTATGTTGTAGCGCCGCTCTTTAGCAAACCACTTTGCAAAATATCTTACAAAAGTTGGACAGTCTCATCAAGACACCGACGAATCATTACACCCTTCCCTTACAAAGGTTGCATTCGGGATGCTCTTGGGCCACGCAATACAGACAACAAGCCATCCCTTTGGTATGATGCCTTGAGGCTCTCCGAATGCCAACTCTTATCAAATATTGGAATAAATGTTACTTCATGTTCATTAGTATcagcaaaataattttaggAATATAATTATTCTTTTGCACGTCCGAAAATTCTTCCAACCGTACTTTAAGAAGTATGAATCGTATTGTTAATAATGTCACATTATCATACAAGTAATGGCAGGTCGTTCCTATATGTAAAGTCGTACAAAATTGGTTTCAGCATCACAGTTAATACCACTACACTGCTATAAAATGTGATCATAATCTCAGGACAGTGTCGTACTGCAATCGTGGGTCCATTTCCTCCTGTTCCATCCTGAGTGTAGTTACCTTAGTTCTCAGAGTTGTAGTGAAATTTCCTATTGTGTATACCATTCCTGTACAGAAGAGCCATTTAAACTTAAAACAAACCACCCAAACTCTGCCATGTTCATTTACCACACTTGTGTGGTGCTTTATTTAGTTTCCATTTTCAGTATTTAGCAACTTGCTTCTCGTCGCATAAGTGTAGTATTAGTAGTTTAATTAGGTTCAATATTAATTGATCTTTCACCCCGCACAGTCTGGAACGCAGAGGTGCCAGATTGGGTTTGCATATTTACAGAGTGTTATCAgtacacaaacaacacaaacacgtgGATCATGAGAAAAAGTGCAGAAGGTATACAACGGTACTTAAATGTGCATTCGGTTTGCACACACGTGTTAttcagtgtgtatgtgtggttttgtattaTGTTGTCTTGTTGatcttttctctcttcttgcCGGAATAGTTAGATTGTTTTCATTATCTGTTTTACTCCTGTTCCTTTACAAATAATAGTACTTTTTAAATCAAAACTAATAACTTATTTgtggttttgatttgttttagtatcttcattatttttatttctgaaTTATAGTTGAAGTAATCTGAAATGAATATTATGTGAAATGAAACCGAAGAACCGAGAAGTTAATCATACTTTGATAGCGATcagttttaaaaacaaatttattataTTAGGAAATTTAGTTCAGCTTAGTTAACTTGCATCATCAGTCCTTGCTATTACTTTTGGTAACTGTACAAAAAGTTGTGCCATTCTTGCATATCTGTATGCTGCATGTACACTTTTACTTTATCCCTGATCACCCTGGTCACAAGGAGTAATTATTATTGAAAGGACAAGGGCAACAGGAAAGAACttggttatttatttattttttcttctttttttgtttggttttatttttttatcatagACAATAGATTGTTAGCCAGTGACGAGAAGTTTGGGCGAGGAATCGTGTATTAAACCACACCGAAtaattgttttacatttaGATAGGCTTAGGGGGGTAGATGGTGGTAGACGGGGTGAGCTGTCTATGATATTCATCAACTTTATTGTGGCCGAATGTCATTATACATGGTTGTTTGGTTGTGGGCTGTCGTAACTTTATTAGCTTATCCAATCATCCAATCTTTCCCTTCATTCGTTCTTGACGTGTTGAAATTGATgtaaaacaatgcaaataAGTGCAagaagtgtttgtgtttagtttcaTTAGTTATACACCGTCCTTCGTATCGCTTGTATGTATATATCCTTACACGCTGCTACATTTAGTCTCTGAGGTCCGGGTCCGGGGACACGCGGGGAATTGTCAGAGGGGGGGGTTGACTTGCTGACTAGGTGCGCTAGGTTTATATATAATTTACACtgcgttgcgttgcgttgcgCTAGTTCGCTAGAGTGGCGCCTTGCTCAGTGCAGAGGGATCCGAGTCTTCGGAAGCGTGTACGTGGCGGCTGGTGCTGGGAGTTGCTAACGGGAGCGGGGGCATTCATTTCCAatcacactcgcacacactgAGGAAGAGTCGTTCCAgtgatgtttgtttgatgCGGTTCGCAACTACTGGGCGCTCGCTCACGTTTGCTTGCCACGCAACAGAACTGGGGTTTGCTTTACCGAGCCGGAGGTATGGTCCCCGGTTCGGTTTAAGTTAGAGGGTGGAGGGGGAGGGTAAGGGGAATAAGGGAGGCTTTATGAAACGGGATGATGGCCCGATGGTCATTTGGCCGAATTAGCGTTTTCCCAGGCCAAAGTTGTACCGGTTCGGGAGTCGCTTGTTGAAGTCCTCCGCGTCGAAGTAGCGTTTGCCGAGACCGAAGTCGTAGGCGCGCCTCTTGCCCAGCCCAAAGTGGTAACGGTAGGCAGCtgtttgaaaatgaaagataaaaaataggGATACGATTTAGTGTTTATTATGCAGAGCAAGACTTAgagcaacaaaacactcaCAACCAGCACCATTGCCCGAGGCAGTCCGCTTAGCAGCGTCTTTCTCCTTTTCCGCATCGTAATCGAACTGGCCATCCTTGGTGATCAGATTGGTGTAGTCGTTATCGTTCCAGCCGAGCTGGTTGCCGCCCATCAGTCCATCGTACTCGTAATCGTTTCCACCCATAGGGCTGCGAAAGAATCGAAATGGTTTACGGGTCTCCAGATGGGTCTCAGGCTCTCCGTCCTTACCTTCCGCGCTTTCCGAGTCCGAAGTTGTAGTGCGGCAACCGCTTCGCACCGGGCACGTCCTCAATGATGTAGCGCCGCTTGCCAAGCCCAAAGTTGTACTTGGGCGAACGGACGGCTAGCATGTGCTGGAACTGGGACGTCGAGATTTCGCCCTGTCCCGACACACGGTCCCGGCTCAGATCGTCCATGTCGAgatcgttgctgctgctggagctgctgccgGCCGTACCACCGCCGGCCGGTAGGGACCAGCTGACGGACAGGCAGAGGGAAAGCGTGACGTACGCGCTCAGCGCCAACATCCAAGTGTAGCTGCGCATTGTTTCGTTTCAGCAACCGGTAATGAAGATGCAACGGATCGAACGAAGAATGAGCAGCTAGAAGGAGACATAGAAGAATTAAAGGAAACACATCAGAATAGATTGAATTGGCATTTTCAGCTAGCACGTCGGCAGATctttaattgatttataaaTGGAAAGCACGTAGTACTAATAAGACTCATATGCTTCCGTAGTGGTTAAGATGAGAGTATGAAAATGATGCCTTGCATTTTTGGGTAATGTTGTTGAAGAAACCGGTCAAACTGACACGAAATACCTCAAAGATGTGTGTTCTattgatatttgtttttcttcgcagcTTAACGAGATGAGCACGATGGTCTGTGCGCTGCGAACCTCAATGTGGCGACGAAATCGATGACGAAACCTATGTGAATATGAATGGCAATTGTTGGTAGGGGAAAGCGTACTTCATCTTCTAGCGAGGAAAGTGAACACGCAAAACATAGTTGTATTTCCTTGCTTGTCATCACTGAAACGGAAACAAAGGGCAGACGCCGATTTCATCACGCTAACACATCAAACACTCCCCTCAGTCACCAAAACTCATCCAAATCGGTAGTCGTCCTTGGTAATCAACTTAGGGCTGGTTGCAATAGTGTCATTGCAAACCTTCATTTTGCTGAACATGTGCAGTAAAAATACCTTAACCACCATCTGATCTTCACTGACGGATCAGTACAAAACAGTTCCACTGGTTGTGGAATTTACTCCAACATCGAAAATAGCGCCATCCTGCTACCAGACCATCCCTCAATCTTCACAGCAGAAGCAATAGCCCTGGTAATTGCTGCTGACGAAGGCCTACGCAGAGACAAACCCAACGCGATCTTCACCGACAGTGCAAGTGTCCTTCAAGCACTTGAATCTGGAACCACCCGTGATCCGAACATCCAACAACTCTGCAATATACCGAATTCACCCCAAGTCATATTCTGGTGAATTCCTGATCATAAAGGTATTCAGGGAAACGAAATAGTAGATCGACTAGCCAACGCAGGACGTAATAACCCGGCCTGCTGCCATAAAACTCTTCCACGCTGTGACTCCATTCGCCTTAGCAAAACCATCATCGCCAATAGCTGCCGTACAACCATCATATCCAATAGCTGGAATGGTTATTGGGTTAGCAGCCGCTCTTTATACTGCGTAACGCATCACCTGCAAATTGGACCACAGCGTCGACGCCAGACAGCGATTGCCAGCgtaaacttttaaaatatctttatgCAACTAGCCTTTATAAAGAACTTTACCCAAAATCACATTTTAATCAGAGCAACAGATAATAGCTTTAAGTAAACCGAGACTACCCGTTATAAGGTAATTTGCAAGCCACCTATGGCttgcaaagaagaatgttaGATTTTAAGCTTAGATTTAATCAACCGATTGAAAGAGGCGAATGAGAGGCCATAGAGACCGATTGAAAGAggccataaaaaaaaccaaaaacaaaaataaaaaaaacggaaacggaaatGTTGAAGTCGCCGTGTTTTTCTCCATAAATGGCGGTGAATTTTAATGCATACAGTATACAATATACAATACTATACAATACATCCGGATGTGGCTAGATTTATCAAGAAGCATAACAAAGATGATAATGTAATCTATTGGACGAATCTGTTCTCGATCAATTATGTCAAAGATTCAACAGATGGAATAGTTGAACAAATCGATTAGTTCCGACGAGTGCCAACCCAACGGAAGattcaagcaaacaaaatcgtggcacaaaaaatgcaacattAGTTCTGATTGATACGACCACCTGTTGCAAGACTGCACAGAAGGCTGTCGAGGTAAGTTTGTAAAATACTTCATAAATGTAGAATTTCATAAAAAGTTGAACCATTCAATCATCTTTTATAGAATTTTTGTTCCGTTATTTgtaatgttcatttttttaatgcattcctTTAGAAAGTAGCATTAGCAATGTGAGATTTATTTAGTACATTGTTGTACTACCTAGCCCAGCTGGAACCATATATCAGCAAACACCCAAAACAACTCCTAATCAAATGAGTTTGCGAATCAACGAAGATAAAATCATCAATAACAAGAGTTGGTTGAGTGATAAGGACCAAATAAGCATATCGCTTTGTTTCATCTTCGCGAGGAATTCTGGTTGAATTCCTTCCAATGCATGAAAAGTTTTAATGGCGCATTTGTATGGCTAGTCTCATGATGCGCAGTTGATTTGGCTTTATTGAAAGCATCGCATCTGTTGCTAACAAGGTACGAGGGATGATCCTAATTTTAAACAGAAAGGGATGTGAGTTTCTTGTTGGAtcatgtttttgaaaagttttccaatcAGCACATAAACAAATATCcctgcttttttcttctttctccttt contains:
- the LOC120898625 gene encoding V-type proton ATPase 116 kDa subunit a1 isoform X2 — encoded protein: MGSLFRSEEMSLCQLFLQSEAAYACVSELGELGLVQFRDLNPDVNAFQRKFVNEVRRCDEMERKLRYLEKEIKKDGIPMLDTGESPEAPQPREMIDLEATFEKLENELREVNQNAEALKRNYLELTELKHILRKTQVFFDEQEGGMHTTESMTRALITDESRTGKAMGPVQLGFLEKSQDTEEYLPCFVAGVILRERLPAFERMLWRACRGNVFLRQAMIEDPLEDPSNGDKVYKSVFIIFFQGDQLKTRVKKICEGFRATLYPCPEAPTDRREMAMGVMTRIEDLHTVLGQTQDHRHRVLVAAAKNLKNWFVKVRKIKAIYHTLNLFNLDVTQKCLIAECWVPLLDFETIQIALRRGTERSGSSVPPILNRMETFEDPPTYNRTNKFTHAFQALINAYGVASYREMNPAPYTIITFPFLFAVMFGDLGHGTIMALFGLWMVLKEKPLAAKKSDNEIWNIFFGGRYIIFLMGVFSMYTGFVYNDIFSKSLNVFGSAWSTNYNTSTVMSNKALQLDPKGMDYAQTPYPFGLDPVWQVAPLNKIIFQNAYKMKISIIFGVIHMLFGVFVGLFNHRYFKNKMAIYCEFIPQVIFLVFLFFYMTLLMFIKWVKYSASATDVAYSEGCAPSILITFINMVLFKAPDENTGDCSPYMFAGQSGLQKFLVVVALLCVPWMLLAKPILIMRGRKEAAHQPIAPYSNENGDADGLNQHNNGAGTQAGQQPAQQQGGGHGHDNEEMSEIFIHQGIHTIEYVLGSVSHTASYLRLWALSLAHAQLAEVLWNMVLQNGLKQDGWIGGIALWAVFAFWAVLTVGILVLMEGLSAFLHTLRLHWVEFQSKFYAGLGYAFQPFSFEVILESSSSSSED
- the LOC120898625 gene encoding V-type proton ATPase 116 kDa subunit a1 isoform X5 encodes the protein MGSLFRSEEMSLCQLFLQSEAAYACVSELGELGLVQFRDLNPDVNAFQRKFVNEVRRCDEMERKLRYLEKEIKKDGIPMLDTGESPEAPQPREMIDLEATFEKLENELREVNQNAEALKRNYLELTELKHILRKTQVFFDEKRYERFPDFNPNSSRQISFLEKSQDTEEYLPCFVAGVILRERLPAFERMLWRACRGNVFLRQAMIEDPLEDPSNGDKVYKSVFIIFFQGDQLKTRVKKICEGFRATLYPCPEAPTDRREMAMGVMTRIEDLHTVLGQTQDHRHRVLVAAAKNLKNWFVKVRKIKAIYHTLNLFNLDVTQKCLIAECWVPLLDFETIQIALRRGTERSGSSVPPILNRMETFEDPPTYNRTNKFTHAFQALINAYGVASYREMNPAPYTIITFPFLFAVMFGDLGHGTIMALFGLWMVLKEKPLAAKKSDNEIWNIFFGGRYIIFLMGVFSMYTGFVYNDIFSKSLNVFGSAWSTNYNTSTVMSNKALQLDPKGMDYAQTPYPFGLDPVWQVAPLNKIIFQNAYKMKISIIFGVIHMLFGVFVGLFNHRYFKNKMAIYCEFIPQVIFLVFLFFYMTLLMFIKWVKYSASATDVAYSEGCAPSILITFINMVLFKAPDENTGDCSPYMFAGQSGLQKFLVVVALLCVPWMLLAKPILIMRGRKEAAHQPIAPYSNENGDADGLNQHNNGAGTQAGQQPAQQQGGGHGHDNEEMSEIFIHQGIHTIEYVLGSVSHTASYLRLWALSLAHAQLAEVLWNMVLQNGLKQDGWIGGIALWAVFAFWAVLTVGILVLMEGLSAFLHTLRLHWVEFQSKFYAGLGYAFQPFSFEVILESSSSSSED
- the LOC120898625 gene encoding V-type proton ATPase 116 kDa subunit a1 isoform X4; the protein is MGSLFRSEEMSLCQLFLQSEAAYACVSELGELGLVQFRDLNPDVNAFQRKFVNEVRRCDEMERKLRYLEKEIKKDGIPMLDTGESPEAPQPREMIDLEATFEKLENELREVNQNAEALKRNYLELTELKHILRKTQVFFDEQEGGMHTTESMTRALITDESRTGKAMGPVQLGFVAGVILRERLPAFERMLWRACRGNVFLRQAMIEDPLEDPSNGDKVYKSVFIIFFQGDQLKTRVKKICEGFRATLYPCPEAPTDRREMAMGVMTRIEDLHTVLGQTQDHRHRVLVAAAKNLKNWFVKVRKIKAIYHTLNLFNLDVTQKCLIAECWVPLLDFETIQIALRRGTERSGSSVPPILNRMETFEDPPTYNRTNKFTHAFQALINAYGVASYREMNPAPYTIITFPFLFAVMFGDLGHGTIMALFGLWMVLKEKPLAAKKSDNEIWNIFFGGRYIIFLMGVFSMYTGFVYNDIFSKSLNVFGSAWSTNYNTSTVMSNKALQLDPKGMDYAQTPYPFGLDPVWQVAPLNKIIFQNAYKMKISIIFGVIHMLFGVFVGLFNHRYFKNKMAIYCEFIPQVIFLVFLFFYMTLLMFIKWVKYSASATDVAYSEGCAPSILITFINMVLFKAPDENTGDCSPYMFAGQSGLQKFLVVVALLCVPWMLLAKPILIMRGRKEAAHQPIAPYSNENGDADGLNQHNNGAGTQAGQQPAQQQGGGHGHDNEEMSEIFIHQGIHTIEYVLGSVSHTASYLRLWALSLAHAQLAEVLWNMVLQNGLKQDGWIGGIALWAVFAFWAVLTVGILVLMEGLSAFLHTLRLHWVEFQSKFYAGLGYAFQPFSFEVILESSSSSSED
- the LOC120898625 gene encoding V-type proton ATPase 116 kDa subunit a1 isoform X1, which encodes MGSLFRSEEMSLCQLFLQSEAAYACVSELGELGLVQFRDLNPDVNAFQRKFVNEVRRCDEMERKLRYLEKEIKKDGIPMLDTGESPEAPQPREMIDLEATFEKLENELREVNQNAEALKRNYLELTELKHILRKTQVFFDEAVYTGNVPNKTRNRYQQMADSHREEEQVNLLGEEGIRAGGAGAQGQNLKLGFVAGVILRERLPAFERMLWRACRGNVFLRQAMIEDPLEDPSNGDKVYKSVFIIFFQGDQLKTRVKKICEGFRATLYPCPEAPTDRREMAMGVMTRIEDLHTVLGQTQDHRHRVLVAAAKNLKNWFVKVRKIKAIYHTLNLFNLDVTQKCLIAECWVPLLDFETIQIALRRGTERSGSSVPPILNRMETFEDPPTYNRTNKFTHAFQALINAYGVASYREMNPAPYTIITFPFLFAVMFGDLGHGTIMALFGLWMVLKEKPLAAKKSDNEIWNIFFGGRYIIFLMGVFSMYTGFVYNDIFSKSLNVFGSAWSTNYNTSTVMSNKALQLDPKGMDYAQTPYPFGLDPVWQVAPLNKIIFQNAYKMKISIIFGVIHMLFGVFVGLFNHRYFKNKMAIYCEFIPQVIFLVFLFFYMTLLMFIKWVKYSASATDVAYSEGCAPSILITFINMVLFKAPDENTGDCSPYMFAGQSGLQKFLVVVALLCVPWMLLAKPILIMRGRKEAAHQPIAPYSNENGDADGLNQHNNGAGTQAGQQPAQQQGGGHGHDNEEMSEIFIHQGIHTIEYVLGSVSHTASYLRLWALSLAHAQLAEVLWNMVLQNGLKQDGWIGGIALWAVFAFWAVLTVGILVLMEGLSAFLHTLRLHWVEFQSKFYAGLGYAFQPFSFEVILESSSSSSED
- the LOC120898625 gene encoding V-type proton ATPase 116 kDa subunit a1 isoform X3, producing MGSLFRSEEMSLCQLFLQSEAAYACVSELGELGLVQFRDLNPDVNAFQRKFVNEVRRCDEMERKLRYLEKEIKKDGIPMLDTGESPEAPQPREMIDLEATFEKLENELREVNQNAEALKRNYLELTELKHILRKTQVFFDEMADSHREEEQVNLLGEEGIRAGGAGAQGQNLKLGFVAGVILRERLPAFERMLWRACRGNVFLRQAMIEDPLEDPSNGDKVYKSVFIIFFQGDQLKTRVKKICEGFRATLYPCPEAPTDRREMAMGVMTRIEDLHTVLGQTQDHRHRVLVAAAKNLKNWFVKVRKIKAIYHTLNLFNLDVTQKCLIAECWVPLLDFETIQIALRRGTERSGSSVPPILNRMETFEDPPTYNRTNKFTHAFQALINAYGVASYREMNPAPYTIITFPFLFAVMFGDLGHGTIMALFGLWMVLKEKPLAAKKSDNEIWNIFFGGRYIIFLMGVFSMYTGFVYNDIFSKSLNVFGSAWSTNYNTSTVMSNKALQLDPKGMDYAQTPYPFGLDPVWQVAPLNKIIFQNAYKMKISIIFGVIHMLFGVFVGLFNHRYFKNKMAIYCEFIPQVIFLVFLFFYMTLLMFIKWVKYSASATDVAYSEGCAPSILITFINMVLFKAPDENTGDCSPYMFAGQSGLQKFLVVVALLCVPWMLLAKPILIMRGRKEAAHQPIAPYSNENGDADGLNQHNNGAGTQAGQQPAQQQGGGHGHDNEEMSEIFIHQGIHTIEYVLGSVSHTASYLRLWALSLAHAQLAEVLWNMVLQNGLKQDGWIGGIALWAVFAFWAVLTVGILVLMEGLSAFLHTLRLHWVEFQSKFYAGLGYAFQPFSFEVILESSSSSSED
- the LOC120898627 gene encoding helicostatins — its product is MRSYTWMLALSAYVTLSLCLSVSWSLPAGGGTAGSSSSSSNDLDMDDLSRDRVSGQGEISTSQFQHMLAVRSPKYNFGLGKRRYIIEDVPGAKRLPHYNFGLGKRGSPMGGNDYEYDGLMGGNQLGWNDNDYTNLITKDGQFDYDAEKEKDAAKRTASGNGAGSAYRYHFGLGKRRAYDFGLGKRYFDAEDFNKRLPNRYNFGLGKR